The Virgibacillus sp. MSP4-1 genome has a segment encoding these proteins:
- a CDS encoding nucleotidyltransferase family protein: MKQIFLIQTLMEFEQGRSLFDLIRFKQDVEDILGVKVELVTENSIHWTMKEDVLNGAIQL, from the coding sequence ATGAAGCAGATTTTTCTCATTCAGACGCTTATGGAATTTGAGCAAGGAAGAAGTTTGTTTGACTTGATTCGATTTAAACAAGATGTTGAAGATATACTTGGTGTTAAAGTCGAATTAGTAACAGAAAATTCAATTCATTGGACTATGAAAGAGGATGTTTTAAACGGAGCCATTCAACTATGA
- a CDS encoding glutathione peroxidase, whose protein sequence is MAANVYDYTANLSNGEEVSLDKYKGHVLLIVNTASKCGFTPQFEGLQSLYKRFKDKKFTVLGFPCAQFANQEFAEQEDIMEFCQTNYGVDFPMFQRIDVKGDQAHPLFQFLTSAKRGFLTEDIKWNFTKFLINRDGEVVKRYAPSTKPEKIAEDIEVELQK, encoded by the coding sequence ATGGCTGCAAATGTATACGACTATACCGCAAATCTTTCAAATGGAGAGGAAGTTTCTCTGGATAAATATAAAGGTCATGTACTGCTGATTGTCAATACGGCAAGCAAATGCGGGTTTACACCACAGTTTGAAGGTCTGCAAAGCTTATATAAACGCTTTAAGGATAAAAAGTTCACGGTACTTGGGTTCCCTTGTGCCCAGTTTGCCAATCAGGAATTTGCCGAGCAGGAGGACATTATGGAATTCTGTCAAACGAATTATGGTGTGGACTTTCCGATGTTTCAAAGGATTGATGTAAAAGGAGATCAGGCCCATCCGCTGTTTCAGTTTCTAACGAGTGCCAAACGGGGATTTTTAACAGAGGATATTAAGTGGAATTTCACCAAATTTCTGATCAACCGTGATGGTGAGGTTGTTAAGCGTTATGCGCCCAGTACAAAGCCTGAAAAAATTGCAGAAGATATCGAAGTGGAACTGCAAAAGTAA